A window of Pseudomonas denitrificans (nom. rej.) genomic DNA:
CGGCGAGGAAAATCTTCGCCATGGGCCGCCCCCGCCGGCCGGCCCAACGCGGTATCTTGTATAAAAAAGCATCAACGAGGCGTGCAGTGGCTTCCTATACCTTGCGGCAATTGAAGTATTTCGTGACCACCGTGGAGTGCGGCAGCGTGGCCGAGGCGTCGCGCAAGCTGTACATCGCGCAGCCGTCCATTTCCACGGCGATCAAGGGGCTGGAAGAGAGCTTCGGCGTGCAGCTGTTCATCCGCCACCACGCCCAGGGCGTGTCGCTCACCCCCAGCGGCGCGCGCTTCTACCGCAAGGCGCAGGAACTGCTGCGCATGGCCCACGAGTTCGAGCAGAACGCCCTCGCCGACAACGACGTGGTGGCCGGGCAGATCGATATCGGCTGCTTCGAGACGGTCGCCCCGCTCTACCTGCCGCGCCTGATCTCGGGTTTCCGCGAGCGCTACCCCGGCGTGGAAATCCGCATCAGCGATGGCGAGCAGCAGGAGCTGGTGCAGGGCCTGACCGCCGGCCGCTTCGACCTGGCGCTGCTCTACGAGCATGACCTCGACGCCACCATCTCCACCGACCCGCTGATGCCCGCCCAGCGCCCCTATGCGCTGCTGCCGGAGAACCATCGCTTCGCCAAGCAGGACAAGGTCTCCCTGCGCGATCTGGTGCTGGAGCCGATGATCCTGCTGGACGTGCAGCCCAGCCGCACCTACTTCGTGCGCATCTTCGAGGAACTGGGGCTGAACCCGCACATCGCCTTCAGCTCGCCCTCGATCGAGATGGTGCGCGGCATGGTCGGCCAGGGCTTCGGCTTCTCCCTGCTGGTCACCCGTCCACATTCCGAGTGCACCTACGACGGAAAGAAGGTAGTGACGGTGGATGTCGCCGAAGAGGTGAGCACCTCCGGCCTGGTCGCCGCCTGGCTCAAGCGCGCCCAGCTGACCAAGCCGGCGCAGCTGTTCGTCGACTATGCGCGGGAGGAGCTGAGCGGGAAGCACTGAGGCTACTTTTCGCCTTTCGCTTTTCGTAGGACCGAGGGGGACGCCTAGTCCTTGCTCGCGAATCACCCAGCCTCCTGTGCGATGGCCTGCCCTCACCCTACCCCTCTCCCTTCGGAGCGGGGCGCGCAGCCAGGGCTGGGGAGAGGGTCCACGCCCGAGCACCGAACCCCCTCCCGTCACTCCCCGTGCCCCGCGCCGACATCCGGGGTTACAATCTCGCCCCCAATCCGCAATGCCTTCCCGCCCCATGCTCATCTGGAAAGAGCGCGTGCAGCGCCTCATCACTCTCGTCCTCGGCCTGCTGCAGAAGTATCCGCGCGTCATCGCCCTGTTCGGTTTCTGCTCCGGCGTCTTCAGCTTCATCATGGTGGACCGCCACCGCGCCGGCTTCGCCCGCGCCATGGCCATCGTCATGCTGGTCAGCTGGATCTGGCTGATGCTGGAGAACCTGCTCACCGATCGCTTCAAACGCCGTTTCGGCTGGGAAGTGCCACCGGGTCTGCTGCGCTACGCGACCCAGCTGATCCACCAGGAAAGCCTGTTCTTCTGCCTGCCGTTCTTCTTCGTCACCACCACCTGGAACAGCGGGCAGGCCCTATTCACCGGCGTGCTGACGCTGGCTGGCCTCGCGGCGATCACCGACCCGGTCTACTACAAGTGGCTGTCGGTGCGGCGCTGGACCTTCCTCGGCTACCACACCCTGACGCTGTTCGCGGTGCTGCTCACCGCGCTGCCGATCATCCTCCACCTGAGCACCCCGCAGAGCTACCAGGCGGCACTCGGCATCGCCGTGCTGCTGTCTTTCCCGAGCCTCGCGGTCACGGTGAAGATCCACAAATGGTGGCGCTGGTTCGCCCTCGTCGGCCTGACCCTGTCCATCGGTGCGGTGGGCTGGTTCGCCCGCGCCTGGGTGCCACCCTCGACCCTGTGGATGACCGAGATGGCGGTGACCGAGAGCTTCGACAACGCCCAGCGCACCCCCGGCGACAGTCTGGAAATGGTCAGCGTTGCGCAGATCAAGAGTCAGGGCCTCTACGCCTACACCGCGATCAACGCCCCGCGCGGGCTGAACGAGCGCATCTACCATGCCTGGCGGCTGAACGGCCAGGAAGTCGACCGCATCGCCCTCGACATCAAGGGCGGCCGCGAGGCCGGCTACCGCGCCTGGACGCACAAGCAGAACTTCCCCACCGACCCCAGCGGCGACTGGCAGGTGCAGGTACTTACCGAGGCCGGCCAAGTCATCGGCACCTTGAGGTTCGAGGTCACGCCCTGACCACTCGGTATCCTTGACCCGACTCGGCGCTTTCCCCTACAAGACCCTCTCCCAAGAACAAAAAGTGCCGAGAGAGTCATGACCGATACCGCCCTGCACCCGTTCGACCGCGCCGTGGCCCTGCAACCCGTGGTCGGCCAGCCCAACCTCTACGAGGGCCACACCAGCCAGGACTACTGGAACATGGTCGGCCCCTTCGGCGGCGTCACCGCTGCGGTCCTGCTGCAGGGCGCGCTGCGCCACCCGCAACTGCTCGGCAGCCCGGTGTCGCTGACGGTGAACTACGCTGCGGCAGTCGTGGCCGGCGCCTTCCAGGTCGAAGCCGTGCCGGTGCGCACCAACCGCAGCACCCAGCACTGGCTGCTGCAACTGACCCAGGCTGATGAAGCCGGCGAGCAGCAGGTCACCACCACCGCCACCCTGGTCACCGCGCTGCGCCGCGAGACCTGGAGCCTGACCGACATCCCCGCGCCGGACCTCGCCCCGCCCAGCGACTTCGAGCCGATGAGCCCCGCCGCCAAGGGGTAGCCTGGCCCAAGCAATATGAGATGCGCCCGGTCTCTGGTGCCTTCCCCACCCAATGGGACGGCAGCGGCGAGACCAGCCGCAGCCAGCTCTGGCTGCGCGATGCCCAGGACCGCCCGCTGGACTTCCTGTCCCTGGCGGCGATGAGTGACATCTTCTACCCGCGCATCTGGCTGCGCCGCGCCACCCCGGTGCCGGCCGGCACCGTGTCGATCACCACCTACTTCCACACCGACGCCGCGCAGATGGCCGAGGTCGGCAGCGGCTACCTGCTGGGCGACGCCCGCGCCCAGGAATTCCGCAACGGCTTCTTCGACCAGAGCGCCCAGCTGTGGAGCCAGTCCGGCGCACTGCTGGCGACCAGCAACCAGGTGGTTTACTACAAGGAGTGAGCCACTGCTCACCCCGTAGGATGGCGTGGAGCGAAGCGATACCCATCAGTTCCTGCAACAGCGAGCGATGGGTATCGCAAGTTTTGCGCTCATCCTGAGCCCTCTCCACGGCTGAAAACGGCGAACAAAAAAAGCCCGGCACATGGCCGGGCTTTTTTATGGGCAGCGAGAAGGCTCAGACCTTCTTCACGAACTCCGACTTCAGCTTCATCGCACCGATGCCGTCGATCTTGCAGTCGATGTCGTGGTCGCCGTCCACCAGGCGGATGTTCTTCACCTTGGTGCCGACCTTCACCACCAGGGACGAGCCCTTGACCTTGAGGTCCTTGATCACGCTGACGGTGTCGCCATCCTGCAGCAGGTTGCCGACCGCGTCCTTGATCACGCGGGTATCGCCTTCGGCCTCGCCCGAGCCGTCGGCGGACCACTCATGGGCGCACTCGGGGCAGACCAGCTGGGCGCCGTCTTCGTAGGTGTATTCGGAGTTGCATTGGGGGCAGGGCGGCAGCTGGCTCACGGCGATTCTCACACTGGAAACGGTAAAAAGACCGCAGAGTATATAAGGTTTCTCCCGTCCCTGCCCGGCGACGAAGTTGGCAAGGGGCCAGCACCGTTACAAAAGCGTAAGAATCCATCGCTATAAAAGGCGGCCACTTCGATAAGAAAAAGGACGCCCGTACCATGCTGCACAAGCCCTCCCCGCTCGCGCTGAGCATCGCCTTGGTACTGGCGAGCCTGGCCGCCGAAACCGCCCACGCCGTGCCGGTATCGCCCATCATCAGCGACGCGCAGACCAGCAGCCGCACCCTGGCCAACCAGGACACCCTGACCGTCACCAGCACCGGCAGCCTGGTCACCAGCGGCAAGAGCGTCGACCTCAAGGGCGCGGCCACCGGCAGCGGCGTGGTCATCGACAACAGCGGCCTGATGCAGTCCACCACCGGCCGCGTGGTCGATACCTCCGGCAGCGACAGCACCACGCGCTTCTACCAGATCATCAACCGCGAAGGCGGGCGCATCCTCGGCTACGATGACGCCATCCGCATGAACAACCCGTTCAGCGCCGGCAACGTGCTGGTCGACAACGCCGGCAGCATCTATTCCGCCACCGGCCAGGCGCTGGACTTCGACAAGCTGCAGAGCAATGCCACTGTCACCCTGATCAACCGCGCCAGCGGCGTCATCCATAGCGATGGCAACGACGCCATCCGCCCCGGCGGCAACGCGTCGATCACCAACTACGGCGAGATCAGCAGCTCGGACATGATCACCGCCGACACCAAGAACGACGGCATCGACTTCCAGGGCGCAGCGGGCGGCTACGTGGAAAACCACGGCCTGATCAGCGGCGGCCGCCACGGCATCACCACCGATGTCGGTGCCACCCTGATCAACTACGCCGACGGCGTGATCATCGGCCGCAATGGCTCGGGCTTCGGCTCCGACGGCGACGGCACCGTGATCAACTACGGGCGCATCACAGGCTCCTACAACGGGCTGGTTCCGGATGGCGACGGCGACGGTGTGGACATCGATTACACCGGCCACATCGAGAACCACGGCATCATCGAAGGCACCGGCGCCGCCGGCTCCAAGGACGGCTCGCCGAATGGCAGCGAAGGCATCGCCATGGGCGGCGGCACCATCATCAACTACGCCGGCGCAATCATCCGCAGCGTCGACCGCGGCATCCTGGTCGACGACGGCAACGGCAACAGCGGCTTCAGCTCCACCTACCTGGAGAACCACGGCAGCATCACCGGCGAGAAGCTCTCCGGCGTGACCCTGTCCGGCGACCTCGACGACACCGTGGTCAACGACGGTCTGATCCACGGCGGCAACGGCGTGGCCCTGGAAATGGGTGGCGGCAACGACAGCCTGGTGCTGCTCTCCGGCAGCCGCTTCGAAGGCCTGGTGGACGGCGGCAGCGGCCGCGACACCGTGACCTTCGACGACGCCGCCGGCGGCAGCTTCGGCAACAGCGCCAACTTCGAATGGCTGGACGTGAAACAGGGCAGCTGGACGCTCTCCAGCACCGACGACTTCAGCGAAGGCGGCGAAGTCTTCAGCGGCGCCAGCCTGAACAACACCGGCAGCCTCCTCGGCACCCTGCAGATCGACCAGGGCGCCACCTACTCGGGCAGCGGCAGCGTCGGCGGGCTGAGCGTCGCCGGTACCCTGGTCGCCTCGCCGGCAACCGGTGCCGCCCAGGTGACCGGCAACCTGAACCTGCAGAGCGGCTCGACCCTGGCCTTCGGCGTGGAGCCCAGCGGCGCCCACGCCACCGTGCTGGTGGACGGCAGCACCCGCATCGACGGCTCGCACCTCGCCGTGCAGGCCGGCAGCGGCAACTGGCCGTGGCAGAGCAGCGTACAGGTGATCAGCTCCACCGGCGGCGTCAGCGGCCAGTTCGCCGACGTGAAGAGCAACTTCGCCTTCCTCACCCCGACCCTGAGCTACAGCGCCAACAGCGTCGACCTGCAACTGACCCGCAACGACGTGCAGTTCGGCGACCTGGCCAGCAGCAGCAACGGCCGCAACGCCGGCTCCGCCCTGCAGAGCCAGAACGGCGGTGCGCTGTACAACGCGCTGATCACCAGCGACGCGAGCAACGCCACTTCCGCCCTGGAACAACTGGCCGGCGCCAGCAACGCCAGCCTGGCCGCCGCGACCATCGCCGGCAGCCAGCAGGTCGGCAGCGCCATGCTCAACGCCGTGCGCCAGCTGGGCAGCAACAGCCTGCTGGCGGCCACCGAGCGCAGCGACACACCAATGCTCGCCGCCACCGGCGTACCCAGCGCAGCGCGCAACCTGAACGACCCGAACGCCGCCGGCCGCCTCTGGGTGCAGGGTATCGGCAGCCACGGCAAGCTCGACGAACACGACAACAGCGGCGACCTGCAACAGAACACCGGCGGAACCCTGCTCGGTGCCGACTGGGCGGTGACTCCGGACTGGCGCCTGGGCGTGCTCGGCGGCTACTCGCACACCGACCTGGACGGCAGCGGCGGCGTCTCCGGCGACATCGACAGCTGGCACCTGGGCGCCTACGCGCTGCACCAGAGCGGCCCGCTGGCAGTGCGTCTGGGTGCGGCCTACAGCAGCCATGACGGCGAGAGCAAACGCCGGGTGGAGTTCGACGGCTTCAGTGATCGTCCCAAGGGCGACTACGACGCCGACAGCTGGCAGGCGTTCGCCGAGACCGGCTACGCCATGGGCAGCGGCCGCCTGAGCGCCGAGCCCTACGCACGCCTGGACTACCAGCGCTACGAGCGCGATTCGTACGACGAGAAGGGCGGCGCCGCCGCGCTGCACGTCGACTCCCAGGATCAGGACAACCTGAGCAGCACTCTCGGCCTGCGCATCGCCCGCCTCGACACCCTGAGCAACGGCATGAGCTTCACCCCGCGCCTGAGCCTGGGCTGGCGTCACACCTTCGGCGACATCGACAGCGAAACCCGCCAGTCCTTCCTCGCCGGCGGCGACGCCTTCAGCGTCCAGGGCACCGCGCTGGATCGCAACAGCCTGCTGCTGGACGTCGGCTTCGATGTCGGCGTCTCGGCGCGCAACACCGTCGGCATCGGTTACAGCGGGCAGATGGGCAGCAACGCGCAGAACCACGCGCTGATCGCCCAATGGCAGATGGCGTTCTGATCGCGATCCACTGACGAAAAAGCCCGGCGCAAGCCGGGCTTTTTCTTGGGCGTTGTTAAGACGAGAGATTCGGAAATTTCTCTGCCTGTCTCGGAGCCCGACACATAGCCTCAGCGAGCGCCGACGGCAAAGCTTGCCGCCCCGGTCAGCCGACCGGTATCCGCCCAACCTCGATGAGTGAGCACTCCCATGAAAAAGCTTTGCATCCTGATCGCTGCCTGCGCCGTTCTTGCCGCCTGTGGCAAGCAAGAGGAACAAGCCTCGAAGACTGCCGTCCCCGCAGCTGCCCAGCAGGAAACCAAGCCTGCGATCCAACCGGAAGCCAAGCCGGCAGAACCGACAGCCCCTGCTGAACAGACCGCGCCGGCAGAGTCGACGGCGCCTGCCGAACAAGCCGCCGCCCCGGTCCAGCCGGACGCTGAAGCAGCCAAGCCGGCCGACGACAAGCAGCAGTAAGCCTCCGCCGTTCAGTCCAACAGCCAGCCGCCTCCGGGCGGCTGGCTGTTTTCAGGGCTGCAGCTGGCTGATATAGGCAGCCAGTGAGGTGATGTCGTCATCGTTGAGCAGTGCCGCCACCGCCAGCATCGGCGAGTCCGCACGGCTCGGATCCTTGGCGCGGTAACGTTGCAGGGCATGGGTCAGGTAGACCTGCGGCTGCCCGGCGATACGCGGGAAGCCGTCGTGCCCCTTGGCCTTCTCGCCGTGGCAGGTGACGCAGACGATGGCGAAGCGCCGGGCGCCCTGTTCCACCAGCGCCTTGTCCGGCGCCGCCTCCGCGCGGGGCAGGACCTTCTGCTGGCTGAAGTAGTAGGCGATGTTGACCCGCTCGTTGATGCTCAGCAGCTTGGCCGCCTGGTTCATCACAAAGTCGGTGCGCTGGCCGTCGACGTACTTCTCGAAGGCGTCGAAGAGGTACTGCGGGTTCTGCCCGGCCAGGTTGGGGATGTAGTCGCGCTTGCTGTTGCCATCCTTGCCGTGGCACTTGCTGCACAACAGGATGCGCTCCTGCGCGGCGGTATAGGCCTGCTCGCGCTTGGCCGGGTCCTGCTCCAGGGCGGCAAGCCGATCCATCATCTCCGATGACTGCGCCAAAGCCTGGGTGGCCCCGCACAGCAGCACCCACAACAGAACGACTCTCCCCATCGCCGCACCCTGGTCAGTCAATTTTCCCAGCGTGGAATATAGAGCCTTTCTGAAGGAATTTTCCGACGCAGATCAACCAATGGCGCGACGCCGGAAATCCTCCGGGCAAAAAAAGGGGAGCATCGTGCTCCCCCGTGGGACTGAACCTTAAAGACCCGTCTGTCCTTGGTCAGCCTTCAATTTCAACCAGGATCTCACCGGGGTTGACCCGGTCGCCCTTGGCTACGTGGATGGCCTTCACGGTGCCGGCGATGCCCGCCTGCACTTCGGTCTCCATCTTCATTGCTTCGGTGATCAGCACGGCCTGGCCGGCCTTCACGCTGTCGCCTTCCTTGACCAGCACATCGACGATGTTGCCCGGCATGGTGGTGCTGACGTGGCCCGGCTCGCTGGCCTGCTTGCGCTTGTTGCCGCCGCCGCCGATGAACTCGTTGAGCGGCTCGAACACCACCTCTTCGGGCATGCCATCCACCGACAGGTAGAAGTGGCGCTTGCCGTCGGTCTTCACGCCGACGCCGGTGATGTCCACGCGGTAGCTTTCGCCGTGCACGTCGACCACGAACTCGGTCGGTACGCCTTCACCGCCAGCAGCGGCCACGCCCTTGCCGTTGGGGATCGGCAGCAGCTCTTCGGGCTTCAGGGTGCCGGCGGCACGCTCTTCGAGGAACTTGCGGCCGATGTCCGGGAACATGGCGAAGGTCAGCACGTCCTCCTCGGACTTGGCCAGGCTGCCGATCTCTTCGCGCAGCTTGTTCAGCTCCGGCTTGAGCAGGTCGGCCGGGCGCACGTCGATGACTTCTTCGTTGCCGATGGCCTGGCGGCGCAGGGTTTCGTCGATCTTGCCCGGCGCCTTGCCGTAGCGGCCCTGCAGGTAGAGCTTCACTTCGTTGGTGATGGTCTTGTAGCGCTCGCCGGCCAGGACGTTGAAGAACGCCTGGGTGCCGACGATCTGCGAGGTCGGGGTGACCAGGGGCGGGAAGCCGAGGTCTTCGCGAACCCGCGGGATTTCCGCGAGCACTTCCGGCATGCGGTTCAGCGCGCCCTGTTCCTTGAGCTGGTTGGCCAGGTTGGAAATCATCCCGCCCGGAACCTGGTTGACCTGCACGCGGGTATCCACGCCGGTGAACTCGCTCTCGAACTGGTGGTACTTCTTGCGCACGGCGTGGAAGTACATGCCGATTTCCTGGATCAGCTCCAGGTCCAGGCCGGTGTCGAACGGGGTGTCGCGCAGGGCGGCAACCATCGACTCGGTGCCCGGGTGGCTGGTGCCCCAGGCCATGCTGGAGATGGCGGTGTCGATGCGGTCGGCGCCGTTTTCCACAGCCTTGAGCTGGCACATGCTGGCGACGCCGGCGGTGTCGTGGGAGTGCACGACCACGTCCAGAGGCAGCGCATCCTTCAGCGCCTTGACCAGCTCGCCGGTGGCGTAGGGGGTCAGCAGGCCGGCCATATCTTTGATGGCGATGGAGTCCACGCCCATGTCGGCCATGGCCTTGCCCTGGGCAACGAAGGCGTCGATGGTATGCACCGGGCTGGTGGTGTAGGCGATGGTGCCCTGGGCGTGCTTGCCGGCGGCCTTCACGGCCTCGATGGAGACGCGCAGGTTACGCACGTCGTTCATCGCGTCGAAGATGCGGAACACGTCGATGCCGTTGACCGCCGCCTTGGCGACGAAGGCACGGACCACGTCATCGCTGTAGTGGCGGTAGCCGAGCAGGTTCTGCCCGCGCAGGAGCATCTGCAGGCGGGTATTGGGCAGCGCGGCCTTGAGCTTGCGCAGGCGCTCCCACGGGTCTTCCTTGAGGAAGCGCACGCAGGCGTCGAAGGTGGCGCCGCCCCAGACTTCCAGCGACCAGTAGCCGACCTGGTCGAGCTTGTCGCAGATCGGCAGCATGTCTTCGGTGCGCATCCGGGTCGCCAGCAGCGACTGGTGGGCGTCGCGCAGGATGGTATCGGTGACGGTGACTTTCTTGGAAACGGTCATGTACGAATTCCTCACAGGCCAGCGTGGGCGGCAATGGCGGTAGCGATGGCGATGGCCAGGTGCGACGGGGTGCGCTTGATGGAGTACTGGGTCAGTTCCGGGTGGCTTTCGACGAAGCTGGTGTTGAACTGGCCGTTACGGAATTCCGGGTTCTTGAGGATTTCCTGGTAGTAGGCGGCGGTGGTCTTCACGCCCTGCACGCGCATGTCGTCCAGCGCACGCAGGCCACGGTCCAGCGCCTCTTCCCAGGTCAGCGCCCAGACCACCAGCTTCAGGCACATCGAGTCGTAGTACGGCGGGATGGTGTAGCCGGTGTAGATCGCCGTGTCGGTGCGCACGCCAGGGCCGCCGGGCGCGTAGTAGCGGGTGATCTTGCCGAAGGACGGCAGGAAGTTGTTCTTCGGGTCTTCGGCGTTGATCCGGAACTGCAACGCGAAGCCACGGTGGATGATGTCTTCCTGCTTGACCGAGAGCGGCAGGCCGGAGGCCACGCGGATCTGCTCGCGGACGATGTCGATGCCGGTGATTTCCTCGGTGATGGTGTGTTCCACCTGCACGCGGGTATTCATCTCCATGAAGTACACCTCGCCATCGGCGAGCAGGAACTCCACGGTGCCGGCGTTCTCGTAGCCCACGGCCTTCGCCGCGCGCACGGAGAGGTCACCGATGTAGGCACGCTGCTCGGGGGTGAGCTGCGGGCTCGGGGCGATCTCGATCAGTTTCTGGTTGCGGCGCTGGATCGAGCAGTCGCGCTCGAACAGGTGCACGGTGTTGCCGAAGGAGTCGGCGAGAATCTGCGCCTCGATGTGCTTCGGGTTGACGATGCACTTCTCGAGGAAGACTTCCGCGCTGCCGAAGGCCTTGGTGGCCTCGGAGATCACGCGGGGGAAATTCTGCTCCAGCTCTTCGCGGCTGTTGCAGCGGCGGATGCCGCGGCCGCCACCGCCGGAGGTGGCCTTGAGCATCACCGGGTAGCCGATGCGCTCGGCTTCGGAGAGGGCTTCGGCCAGGTCGGCGACGTTGCCTTCGGTGCCGGGGGTGCAGGGCACGCCAGCGGCGATCATGCTGCGGCGCGCTTCGGTCTTGTCGCCCATGCGGCGGATGACTTCCGCCGACGGGCCGATGAACTTGATCCCGCGTTCGGCGCAGATATCGGCCAGCTCGGCGTTCTCGGAGAGGAAGCCGTAGCCCGGGTGGAGGGCGTCGCAGCCGGTTTCCACCGCCAGGTTCACCAGGGCGCGGGGGTTCAGGTAACCCGCCAGCGGATCGGCGCCCAGGCTGTGGGCTTCGTCGGCGCGCTTGACGTGCAGGGCGTGACGGTCGGCATCGGAATAGACGGCCACCGAACGGATGCCCATCTCGGCGCAGGCGCGCACGATCCGGACAGCGATCTCCCCACGGTTGGCGATCAGGATTTTCTTGATCACTGCGGCTTTCCCTCGGCCCGGGCCTTTTGGACCCCGGCGTAAAAACCCATCGGCAGCTCCGGTCGCGGCAGCTGGCTCTCTCGGCCGGAGCGGGTTCCGGCGTGTTTTTACCCTAGCGCGGGAGGGAGGATTAACCAAAATCAATAATTATTGGGGTAGCCATAAAGAATGCTTTATAGTTGAGCGGAAATGTCGCGATCAGGCCGTGTTCTATGCGTAAGTCATTGATGCGTATGACCCTTCGCCAACTGCAGGTTTTTCGTGCGGTGTGCGAAAGCCGTTCCTACAGCCGCGCCGCGGAGGAAATGGCCCTGACCCAGCCGGCGGTCAGCCTGCAGATCCGCCAGCTGGAAGAACTGGTCAGCCAGCCGCTGTTCGAGTACATCGGCAAGAAGCTCTACCAGACCGATGCCGCCGACGCCCTGCTGCGCGCCACCACCGACATCTTCCAGCGCCTGGAAGTGCTGGACATGAACCTCTCCGACCTCAAGGGCTCGCTGCAGGGCCAGCTGCGCCTGGCAGTGGAATCGAGCGCCAAGTACATCACCCCGCACCTGTTCGCCGCCTTCCACGCGCAGCACCCGGACGTCAGCCTGAACCTCACGGTGGTCAACCGTGCCCAGGTGATCAAACGCCTGTCGGACAACCGCGACGACCTGGTGATCATGTCCCTGGTGCCGCAGGACATGGCGCTGGAATTCCTGCCCTTCCTGAACAACCCCATTGTGGCCGTGGCGCCGCCGGACCATCCGCTGTGCAACGCCGCGAAGCTTTCGCTGAAGGACCTGGAACCCTACCCGCTGCTGATCCGCGAGCCCGGCTCGGGCACGCGCAAGGCCTGCGAGGAACATTTCCAGCAGAAGCGCGCGCACTTCCCGCAGACGCTGGAGTTCGCCTCGCTGGAAGGTTCACGCGAAGGAGTGCTGGCGGGTCTGGGGCTGGCGCTGCTGCCGCGCCACGCGGTGAGCCGCGAGCTGCAATCCGGGCTGCTGCATGAGCTGCCGGTGGAAGAACTGCCGCTCTACCGCAGCTGGTGTCTGGTGCACGCCCGCGGCAAGCGCCTGAGCCCGGTGGCCCAGGCGTTCGTCGCCTTCATCCGTGAAGAGCGGGCGCTGATCAGCCAGCTGGCCGAACGCTTCGCCGGCCCGCCTTCGCCGAAGTGAGGTAGGCGGCCGCGATCAGGTCGGGGTAATCGGAGGTTTCGAGGGCGAGGCGCTGGGCCTCCATGCGGTCCTCGATGGCGCGACGGAACTGCATGCGGCGCTGGTCTTCGAGCTTGCGGCGGGTCTTGCTATCCACTTGGAGCTGGGTGTCGTCGATATGGCGGGGCATCTCGCATCTCCCAAGGCCTAAGGGCTGGAGACGCCAGCATGCTGACGACGGATGACCGTTTGACGACGTGGTGGTGAAGCCCCGGTGACGCCGACGGGCGGTCGGCGACACCGTCAGGGACGGATCAGGACGCCTCTTCCGGGCGCTCCTCGTGGTTCTTCACCACCTTCGGCGACAGGCGCAGGCTGCGCAGGCTGCGCTTCACGCTCTTGAGGTGATTCACCAGGTCCGGGCCGCGGGCCATGGCCACGCCCATCGCCAGCACGTCGATCACCACCAGGTGGGCGATACGCGAGGTCAGCGGGGTGTAGATATCGGTGTCTTCGTGGACATCCACCGCCAGGTTCACCGTGGCAAGGTCCGCCAGCGGGGTCTGGCTGGGGCACAGGGTGATCAGCGTGGCACCGGCTTCGCGCACCAGGTTGGCGGTCA
This region includes:
- a CDS encoding LysR substrate-binding domain-containing protein, whose protein sequence is MASYTLRQLKYFVTTVECGSVAEASRKLYIAQPSISTAIKGLEESFGVQLFIRHHAQGVSLTPSGARFYRKAQELLRMAHEFEQNALADNDVVAGQIDIGCFETVAPLYLPRLISGFRERYPGVEIRISDGEQQELVQGLTAGRFDLALLYEHDLDATISTDPLMPAQRPYALLPENHRFAKQDKVSLRDLVLEPMILLDVQPSRTYFVRIFEELGLNPHIAFSSPSIEMVRGMVGQGFGFSLLVTRPHSECTYDGKKVVTVDVAEEVSTSGLVAAWLKRAQLTKPAQLFVDYAREELSGKH
- a CDS encoding DUF5924 family protein, producing the protein MLIWKERVQRLITLVLGLLQKYPRVIALFGFCSGVFSFIMVDRHRAGFARAMAIVMLVSWIWLMLENLLTDRFKRRFGWEVPPGLLRYATQLIHQESLFFCLPFFFVTTTWNSGQALFTGVLTLAGLAAITDPVYYKWLSVRRWTFLGYHTLTLFAVLLTALPIILHLSTPQSYQAALGIAVLLSFPSLAVTVKIHKWWRWFALVGLTLSIGAVGWFARAWVPPSTLWMTEMAVTESFDNAQRTPGDSLEMVSVAQIKSQGLYAYTAINAPRGLNERIYHAWRLNGQEVDRIALDIKGGREAGYRAWTHKQNFPTDPSGDWQVQVLTEAGQVIGTLRFEVTP
- a CDS encoding acyl-CoA thioesterase domain-containing protein; this encodes MTDTALHPFDRAVALQPVVGQPNLYEGHTSQDYWNMVGPFGGVTAAVLLQGALRHPQLLGSPVSLTVNYAAAVVAGAFQVEAVPVRTNRSTQHWLLQLTQADEAGEQQVTTTATLVTALRRETWSLTDIPAPDLAPPSDFEPMSPAAKG
- a CDS encoding acyl-CoA thioesterase encodes the protein MRPVSGAFPTQWDGSGETSRSQLWLRDAQDRPLDFLSLAAMSDIFYPRIWLRRATPVPAGTVSITTYFHTDAAQMAEVGSGYLLGDARAQEFRNGFFDQSAQLWSQSGALLATSNQVVYYKE
- a CDS encoding zinc ribbon domain-containing protein YjdM, producing the protein MSQLPPCPQCNSEYTYEDGAQLVCPECAHEWSADGSGEAEGDTRVIKDAVGNLLQDGDTVSVIKDLKVKGSSLVVKVGTKVKNIRLVDGDHDIDCKIDGIGAMKLKSEFVKKV
- a CDS encoding autotransporter outer membrane beta-barrel domain-containing protein codes for the protein MLHKPSPLALSIALVLASLAAETAHAVPVSPIISDAQTSSRTLANQDTLTVTSTGSLVTSGKSVDLKGAATGSGVVIDNSGLMQSTTGRVVDTSGSDSTTRFYQIINREGGRILGYDDAIRMNNPFSAGNVLVDNAGSIYSATGQALDFDKLQSNATVTLINRASGVIHSDGNDAIRPGGNASITNYGEISSSDMITADTKNDGIDFQGAAGGYVENHGLISGGRHGITTDVGATLINYADGVIIGRNGSGFGSDGDGTVINYGRITGSYNGLVPDGDGDGVDIDYTGHIENHGIIEGTGAAGSKDGSPNGSEGIAMGGGTIINYAGAIIRSVDRGILVDDGNGNSGFSSTYLENHGSITGEKLSGVTLSGDLDDTVVNDGLIHGGNGVALEMGGGNDSLVLLSGSRFEGLVDGGSGRDTVTFDDAAGGSFGNSANFEWLDVKQGSWTLSSTDDFSEGGEVFSGASLNNTGSLLGTLQIDQGATYSGSGSVGGLSVAGTLVASPATGAAQVTGNLNLQSGSTLAFGVEPSGAHATVLVDGSTRIDGSHLAVQAGSGNWPWQSSVQVISSTGGVSGQFADVKSNFAFLTPTLSYSANSVDLQLTRNDVQFGDLASSSNGRNAGSALQSQNGGALYNALITSDASNATSALEQLAGASNASLAAATIAGSQQVGSAMLNAVRQLGSNSLLAATERSDTPMLAATGVPSAARNLNDPNAAGRLWVQGIGSHGKLDEHDNSGDLQQNTGGTLLGADWAVTPDWRLGVLGGYSHTDLDGSGGVSGDIDSWHLGAYALHQSGPLAVRLGAAYSSHDGESKRRVEFDGFSDRPKGDYDADSWQAFAETGYAMGSGRLSAEPYARLDYQRYERDSYDEKGGAAALHVDSQDQDNLSSTLGLRIARLDTLSNGMSFTPRLSLGWRHTFGDIDSETRQSFLAGGDAFSVQGTALDRNSLLLDVGFDVGVSARNTVGIGYSGQMGSNAQNHALIAQWQMAF
- a CDS encoding c-type cytochrome — encoded protein: MDRLAALEQDPAKREQAYTAAQERILLCSKCHGKDGNSKRDYIPNLAGQNPQYLFDAFEKYVDGQRTDFVMNQAAKLLSINERVNIAYYFSQQKVLPRAEAAPDKALVEQGARRFAIVCVTCHGEKAKGHDGFPRIAGQPQVYLTHALQRYRAKDPSRADSPMLAVAALLNDDDITSLAAYISQLQP